In a genomic window of Oleomonas cavernae:
- a CDS encoding acyl-CoA dehydrogenase family protein, with protein sequence MRTRATKVADGYLLNGAKMWITNSPIADLAVVWAKSEAHDNAIRGFIVERGMKGFSTPKIEGKLSLRASITGEIVLDGVVVPEENLLPNASGLGGPFGCLNRARYGISWGAMGAAEACWHAARQYTLDRKQFGRPWPRPSSCRRSSRTCRPKSRSACRVRCALAA encoded by the coding sequence ATGCGCACCCGCGCGACCAAGGTCGCCGATGGTTACCTGCTGAACGGCGCCAAGATGTGGATCACCAATTCGCCGATCGCCGACCTCGCCGTGGTCTGGGCCAAGTCGGAAGCCCATGACAACGCCATCCGCGGCTTCATCGTCGAACGCGGCATGAAGGGCTTCTCGACGCCCAAGATCGAAGGCAAGCTCTCCCTGCGCGCCTCGATCACCGGCGAGATCGTGCTGGACGGCGTGGTGGTGCCGGAAGAAAACCTGCTGCCCAACGCCTCGGGCCTGGGCGGGCCGTTCGGCTGCCTGAACCGCGCGCGTTACGGCATTTCCTGGGGCGCCATGGGCGCCGCGGAAGCCTGCTGGCACGCGGCCCGGCAATATACCCTGGACCGCAAGCAGTTCGGCCGGCCCTGGCCCAGACCCAGCTCGTGCAGAAGAAGCTCGCGGACATGCAGACCGAAATCACGCTCGGCCTGCAGGGTTCGCTGCGCGTTGGCCGCCTGA
- a CDS encoding CaiB/BaiF CoA transferase family protein, producing MSQPPLAGLKVIELARILAGPWAGQVLADLGADVIKVEKPGEGDDTRGWGPPFVTDADGNSLGAAYFHACNRGKRSIAVDIATAQGQAVVRDLVRGADVLIENFKVGGLAKYGLDYASLQAINPRLVYCSITGFGQTGPYAARAGYDFMIQGLGGIMDLTGDPAGEPQKIGVAHVDLFTGLYGVIAIQAALIERQRSGLGQHLDLALLDTQVGVLANQALNFLVSGTSPRRLGNAHPNIVPYQVFAVADGHLIIAVGNDGQFRRCCQVIGLPALADDARYRTNRDRIANRSALIAAMAAPIAAFARDDLLAALEQAGVPAGPINTVAQVFADPQVVHREMQLTLPLEAGSVPGFGPPSSCRAARWSWTGRRPAWASIRTRSWPRGRGDGDRTGRVKLILARAERREPTCDGRVDAGKGNCDIRRVAAVEPRCIDF from the coding sequence ATGTCCCAACCACCCCTGGCCGGCCTCAAGGTGATCGAACTGGCGCGCATCCTGGCCGGGCCGTGGGCGGGGCAGGTGCTGGCCGACCTGGGGGCCGACGTGATCAAGGTGGAGAAGCCGGGCGAGGGCGACGACACCCGCGGCTGGGGCCCGCCCTTCGTCACCGACGCGGACGGCAATTCCCTGGGGGCCGCCTATTTCCATGCCTGCAACCGGGGCAAGCGGTCGATCGCCGTCGATATCGCAACGGCGCAGGGCCAGGCGGTGGTGCGCGATCTGGTGCGCGGCGCCGACGTGCTGATCGAGAACTTCAAGGTCGGCGGCCTGGCCAAATACGGCCTCGACTATGCCTCGCTGCAGGCGATCAACCCGCGCCTGGTCTATTGCTCGATCACCGGCTTCGGCCAGACCGGGCCTTACGCCGCCCGCGCCGGCTACGACTTCATGATCCAGGGCCTGGGCGGCATCATGGACCTGACCGGCGACCCGGCGGGCGAGCCGCAGAAGATCGGCGTCGCCCATGTCGACCTGTTCACCGGGCTCTACGGCGTGATCGCGATCCAGGCGGCCCTGATCGAGCGGCAGCGCTCGGGCCTGGGCCAGCATCTGGACCTGGCCCTGCTCGATACCCAGGTCGGCGTGCTGGCCAACCAGGCCTTGAACTTCCTGGTCTCGGGTACCAGCCCGCGCCGGCTCGGCAACGCTCACCCTAATATCGTGCCCTATCAGGTCTTCGCCGTGGCCGACGGTCACCTGATCATCGCGGTGGGCAATGACGGGCAGTTCCGCCGCTGCTGTCAGGTCATCGGCCTGCCCGCCCTGGCGGACGATGCGCGCTATCGCACCAACCGCGACCGCATCGCCAACCGCTCGGCACTGATCGCCGCCATGGCCGCGCCTATTGCGGCTTTCGCCCGCGACGACCTGCTCGCGGCCCTCGAACAGGCCGGCGTCCCCGCCGGGCCGATCAACACGGTGGCCCAGGTCTTTGCCGATCCCCAGGTGGTTCACCGCGAAATGCAATTGACCCTGCCGCTGGAGGCGGGAAGCGTGCCGGGGTTCGGACCCCCATCGTCATGTCGCGCAGCCCGCTGGTCCTGGACCGGCCGTCGCCCCGCCTGGGCCAGCATACGGACGAGATCCTGGCCGCGCGGGAGAGGTGACGGGGACCGCACCGGCCGCGTAAAATTAATCCTGGCGCGCGCAGAACGCAGGGAACCCACTTGCGACGGTCGGGTTGACGCGGGCAAGGGCAATTGCGACATACGGCGGGTGGCGGCCGTGGAGCCTCGATGTATCGATTTCTGA
- a CDS encoding acyl-CoA dehydrogenase family protein: MQTEITLGLQGSLRVGRLMDEGKVLPEAISLMKRNNCGKALDIARVARDMHGGNGISGEYHVIRHAMNLETVNTYEGTHDVHALILGRAQTGLQAFF, translated from the coding sequence ATGCAGACCGAAATCACGCTCGGCCTGCAGGGTTCGCTGCGCGTTGGCCGCCTGATGGACGAGGGCAAGGTCCTGCCCGAGGCGATCTCGTTGATGAAGCGCAACAATTGCGGCAAGGCCCTGGATATCGCCCGGGTCGCCCGCGACATGCACGGCGGCAACGGCATCTCGGGCGAATACCATGTCATCCGCCATGCCATGAACCTGGAAACCGTGAACACCTACGAAGGCACCCATGACGTCCACGCCCTGATCCTGGGCCGGGCGCAGACCGGCCTCCAGGCGTTTTTCTGA